Proteins found in one Microbacterium sp. LWS13-1.2 genomic segment:
- a CDS encoding Fe-S cluster assembly protein HesB produces the protein MLTLTQTAAEAVEELIARVPLAEDGGVRIRDTGTSEGFELSVVPAPEATDTVVREGGARVFLDETAASVLENRVLDAELSNDGAVRFALATQG, from the coding sequence ATGCTCACGCTGACCCAGACCGCCGCCGAGGCCGTCGAAGAACTCATCGCCCGCGTCCCGCTCGCCGAAGACGGAGGGGTGCGTATCCGCGACACGGGAACCTCCGAAGGATTCGAACTGAGCGTCGTTCCCGCTCCCGAGGCGACCGACACCGTCGTACGCGAGGGCGGCGCCCGCGTCTTCCTCGACGAGACGGCGGCTTCGGTACTCGAGAACCGCGTTCTCGACGCGGAGCTGTCGAACGACGGCGCCGTGCGTTTCGCCCTCGCAACCCAGGGCTGA
- a CDS encoding Re/Si-specific NAD(P)(+) transhydrogenase subunit alpha, with the protein MTRIGIVAEAPGENRVSATPNTVPKLISLGYDVVVEAGAGAASSFPDSAFAQAGATVVDGMNAWASPIVLKVVAPTSAEIDRLADGATIVATLTPALRPDLVEALANRGITAIALDAVPRISRAQSMDVLSSMANIAGYRAVVEAAHEFGRFFTGQVTAAGKVPPAKVLVAGAGVAGLAAIGAASSLGAIVRATDPRPEVADQVASIGGEFLEVVVPDEAKQVSADGYAKATSEAYDRRAAEIYSEQAADVDIIITTALIPGRPAPRLITAADVASMRPGSVIVDMAAGQGGNVEGSVAGERTVTENGVVILGYTDLPGRLPQQASQLFATNLVNLLKLLTPGKDGVLALDFDDVVQRTVTVVRNGAITWPPPPVQVSAAPAAAKAAAPAVAAKKPMSAGGRTGIVVAGIAAVFAICAFAPPPLPQHFLVLTLAIVVGFYVIGHVAHALHTPLMSVTNAISGIIVVGAMVQITLPDLTVQILAAVAVLLASINIFGGFAVTRRMLAMFQKGETR; encoded by the coding sequence ATGACACGCATTGGCATCGTCGCCGAAGCGCCCGGAGAGAACCGGGTGTCGGCGACCCCGAACACCGTCCCCAAACTCATCTCGCTGGGTTACGACGTCGTCGTCGAAGCCGGCGCCGGCGCCGCCTCGTCCTTCCCGGACTCCGCGTTCGCGCAGGCGGGAGCGACCGTCGTCGACGGGATGAACGCCTGGGCGTCGCCGATCGTGCTCAAGGTCGTCGCGCCGACGTCGGCCGAGATCGACCGGTTGGCCGACGGCGCCACGATCGTCGCGACGCTGACGCCGGCGCTGCGGCCCGACCTGGTCGAGGCGCTCGCCAACCGGGGGATCACGGCCATCGCGCTCGACGCCGTGCCTCGGATCTCACGCGCGCAGTCGATGGACGTGCTGAGCTCTATGGCGAACATCGCCGGCTACCGCGCCGTCGTCGAGGCCGCGCACGAGTTCGGCCGCTTCTTCACCGGGCAGGTGACCGCGGCGGGCAAGGTGCCCCCGGCGAAGGTGCTCGTCGCGGGTGCCGGTGTGGCAGGGCTCGCCGCGATCGGTGCGGCATCCAGCCTCGGTGCGATCGTCCGTGCCACCGACCCGCGGCCCGAAGTGGCGGATCAGGTCGCGTCGATCGGCGGCGAGTTCCTCGAGGTGGTCGTGCCCGACGAGGCGAAGCAGGTCTCCGCCGACGGCTACGCCAAGGCCACGAGCGAGGCGTACGACCGGCGTGCCGCCGAGATCTACTCGGAGCAGGCGGCCGATGTCGACATCATCATCACCACCGCGCTGATTCCGGGCCGTCCGGCGCCGCGCCTCATCACCGCCGCAGACGTCGCCTCGATGCGGCCGGGCAGCGTGATCGTCGACATGGCCGCGGGGCAGGGCGGCAACGTCGAGGGGTCGGTCGCGGGGGAGCGAACCGTGACAGAGAACGGCGTCGTGATCCTCGGCTACACGGATCTGCCCGGCCGTCTGCCGCAGCAGGCGTCACAACTGTTCGCGACGAACCTCGTCAACCTGCTGAAACTGCTCACCCCCGGCAAGGACGGCGTTCTCGCGCTGGACTTCGACGACGTCGTTCAGCGCACGGTCACCGTCGTGCGGAACGGCGCGATCACGTGGCCGCCGCCGCCGGTTCAGGTCTCCGCCGCCCCGGCGGCGGCGAAGGCGGCGGCGCCAGCGGTCGCGGCGAAGAAGCCGATGTCGGCGGGCGGCCGGACCGGCATCGTGGTCGCCGGCATCGCGGCGGTGTTCGCGATCTGCGCGTTCGCACCGCCCCCGCTACCGCAGCACTTCCTCGTGCTGACCCTCGCCATCGTCGTCGGCTTCTACGTCATCGGCCACGTCGCCCACGCGCTGCACACGCCGCTCATGAGCGTCACCAATGCGATCTCGGGCATCATCGTGGTCGGCGCGATGGTGCAGATCACGCTGCCCGATCTGACCGTTCAGATCCTCGCCGCGGTGGCAGTGCTGCTCGCCAGTATCAACATCTTCGGCGGCTTCGCCGTCACGCGGCGCATGCTCGCGATGTTCCAGAAGGGTGAGACCCGATGA